One Mauremys reevesii isolate NIE-2019 linkage group 5, ASM1616193v1, whole genome shotgun sequence genomic window carries:
- the LOC120406531 gene encoding LOW QUALITY PROTEIN: uncharacterized protein C4orf36 homolog (The sequence of the model RefSeq protein was modified relative to this genomic sequence to represent the inferred CDS: inserted 2 bases in 1 codon; deleted 1 base in 1 codon), translated as MDTGFLSSHXHSHVHHALCFGLKIQAKWEESMYWIVTYCRADAAELALLTRRLCQEMGQTNLNLLEDIPLCHTLTLRPAVTVESKLIPSVQTLEAERMFESKRLNKIDLENKTAQQTESDLKGTRIGARRPVPPF; from the exons ATGGATACTGGCTTCCTTAGCTCACA ACACAGCCATGTGCACCATGCACTTTGTTTTGGA TTAAAAATTCAAGCCAAGTGGGAAGAAAGTATGTACTGGATTGTAACTTACTGCAG GGCAGATGCTGCCGAACTTGCTTTGCTGACAAGGCGTTTGTGCCAGGAAATGGGACAGACAAACCTGAATCTCCTTGAAGACATCCCTTTGTGTCACACTTTAACTCTGCGGCCAGCTGTCACTGTTGAAAGCAAGCTGATCCCATCAGTACAGA CATTGGAGGCTGAAAGGATGTTTGAATCCAAAAGATTGAATAAGATTGACCTTGAAAACAAGACTGCTCAGCAAACTGAGTCTGACCTGAAGGGCACGAGAATTGGTGCAAGAAGGCCAGTTCCACCCTTCTGA